The following proteins are encoded in a genomic region of Mahella australiensis 50-1 BON:
- the gltX gene encoding glutamate--tRNA ligase: MTDIRVRFAPSPTGYLHIGGARTALFNWLFARHNNGRFILRIEDTDRGRLKADSVEQIISSMKWLGLDWDEGPDVGGDYGPYFQSQRLDLYSKEIRRLLDEDKAYYCYCTQEELEQRRQQAIKEGKASRYDGRCRNLAVGEQQSLQKQGRKPVVRLKVPSEGVTVVEDVIRGTVTFDNALLDDFIIQKSDGMPTYNFVCAVDDHAMEISHVIRAEEHLSNTPKQLLVYQALGYDAPVFAHVPMILAPDRSKLSKRHGATSVEEFRDQGYLPEAIVNYLALLGWSPEGGQEMISMEECVKQFDLAKVSKNAAIYDTKKLTWLNGNYIRSIDIDRLVDLSIPFMWQKGLLPEQISPDMRDYLKRVVAAVRERTRTLVELADACSYFLTNDFEFDVAGVKKYFLKEGVAELLQKGRLVLQSLDKFDAASTEAAYRALIDELGIKGADIIHPTRLAISGRTVGPGLFDIMELLGKERTLDRMARAIEYIKKLA; this comes from the coding sequence TTGACTGACATACGAGTGAGATTTGCACCAAGTCCTACCGGATATTTACATATAGGCGGTGCCAGAACTGCTCTTTTTAATTGGTTGTTTGCCCGCCATAACAACGGCAGGTTTATATTGCGTATAGAAGATACCGACAGAGGACGCCTTAAGGCGGATTCGGTAGAACAGATAATAAGCAGTATGAAATGGCTAGGTTTAGACTGGGATGAAGGTCCTGATGTGGGAGGGGATTATGGTCCATACTTTCAGTCACAGCGTTTAGATCTTTATTCAAAAGAAATACGAAGGTTGTTGGACGAAGATAAAGCTTATTACTGCTATTGTACTCAGGAAGAATTGGAGCAACGACGCCAGCAGGCTATAAAAGAGGGTAAAGCGTCGCGCTATGACGGGCGCTGCCGCAATCTTGCCGTTGGGGAGCAGCAGTCTTTGCAGAAACAGGGGCGCAAGCCGGTAGTAAGATTAAAAGTGCCCTCTGAAGGGGTGACAGTGGTCGAGGATGTGATACGAGGTACCGTTACATTTGACAATGCATTGCTGGATGATTTTATAATACAAAAATCGGACGGTATGCCGACGTATAATTTCGTATGCGCTGTAGACGACCATGCTATGGAAATAAGCCATGTTATAAGGGCGGAGGAACATTTATCTAATACACCCAAGCAATTACTGGTATACCAGGCGTTAGGGTATGATGCACCGGTGTTTGCACACGTTCCTATGATTCTGGCGCCGGACAGAAGCAAATTGAGCAAACGCCACGGTGCCACTTCAGTAGAAGAATTTCGCGATCAAGGCTATTTACCTGAAGCTATAGTAAATTATTTAGCATTATTAGGATGGTCTCCGGAAGGCGGTCAGGAAATGATATCCATGGAGGAATGCGTAAAGCAGTTTGATCTGGCCAAGGTATCTAAGAATGCTGCCATATATGATACCAAAAAACTTACGTGGCTAAATGGCAATTATATACGTTCCATCGACATAGACCGCCTTGTGGATCTATCTATACCGTTTATGTGGCAAAAAGGCTTATTGCCAGAGCAAATATCGCCTGATATGCGCGATTATCTAAAGCGCGTAGTAGCTGCTGTCAGAGAAAGAACCCGTACACTGGTGGAACTGGCTGATGCCTGTTCATACTTTTTGACAAACGATTTTGAGTTTGATGTTGCCGGCGTGAAAAAATATTTTTTAAAAGAAGGAGTAGCTGAACTGCTGCAAAAAGGTCGGTTGGTATTGCAAAGCCTGGATAAATTCGATGCGGCTTCTACTGAAGCGGCCTATAGGGCGCTGATAGACGAACTTGGTATAAAAGGAGCGGATATCATTCATCCCACAAGGCTCGCTATATCAGGGCGCACAGTAGGGCCAGGGCTTTTCGACATAATGGAACTGTTGGGTAAGGAAAGAACATTGGATCGCATGGCTCGCGCTATAGAATATATAAAAAAGTTGGCATAG
- a CDS encoding ISNCY family transposase, which yields MTESEMQKLVVINKVIDGTLTASEAAQVLDLSVRQIFRLKKGVKEQGASFVIHKNRGRKPANALSDELVNHILTLRKEKYFDTNFSHFRDLLEDDKGIILSNSSVYRILDNAGIQSPRKHRRPRKIHARRERMPQAGMLVQIDCTSFEWIPSVGNMALHGAIDDATGQVLALYFTENECMNGYFELMRTIIGQYGIPISLYADKHTIFASPNKGKISIEEQLEGKVVNETQFQMAMSTLGISIINARSPQAKGRVERLWNTLQDRLRAELRIYGIDSMEKANEFLPKFLERYNKRFAIEPQDPEPAFRELPPDIDLDNILCVKLSRKVDNGGVFSLHSQYYQVVCDDGKTVAPIVPRAKITVLTSPRIGIRVQYGNNIYAVKKLDEPPKKAQKANKASSSSTAKPYKPSPTHPWKQGWQKAPSYWYEESDREILEALYNSSRAWH from the coding sequence ATGACAGAGAGCGAAATGCAAAAACTTGTTGTTATTAATAAAGTCATCGATGGGACGTTAACCGCAAGTGAAGCTGCGCAGGTTTTAGACCTCAGTGTTCGTCAAATATTTAGACTTAAGAAGGGGGTTAAAGAACAAGGTGCGTCTTTCGTTATTCATAAGAACAGAGGCCGTAAACCTGCTAATGCTTTAAGCGATGAGCTAGTAAACCATATCCTCACTTTGAGGAAGGAAAAGTATTTTGATACGAATTTCTCTCATTTTAGAGATTTGCTTGAGGATGATAAGGGTATTATTCTTAGTAATTCCTCGGTTTATAGAATCCTTGATAATGCCGGTATTCAAAGCCCTAGAAAGCATAGACGCCCTCGTAAGATTCATGCTAGAAGGGAACGTATGCCTCAGGCTGGCATGTTGGTGCAAATCGATTGCACCTCTTTTGAATGGATTCCTTCTGTAGGTAATATGGCTCTCCACGGTGCCATAGACGATGCCACCGGTCAGGTCCTCGCGCTCTATTTTACTGAAAACGAGTGCATGAATGGCTATTTTGAGCTCATGCGTACCATCATTGGCCAATACGGTATCCCTATATCTCTATATGCCGATAAGCATACTATATTTGCTTCTCCTAATAAGGGTAAAATCTCTATCGAGGAGCAGCTTGAGGGTAAAGTGGTAAATGAAACCCAGTTCCAAATGGCTATGAGTACATTGGGTATATCTATCATTAATGCCAGGTCCCCTCAGGCTAAGGGCCGCGTAGAGAGGCTATGGAATACTTTGCAGGATAGGCTCAGGGCAGAATTGAGGATTTATGGCATTGATTCTATGGAAAAGGCCAATGAGTTTTTGCCTAAGTTCCTGGAGAGATATAATAAAAGGTTCGCCATAGAGCCTCAAGATCCCGAGCCTGCTTTTAGAGAATTACCGCCGGATATCGACTTAGATAATATACTTTGTGTTAAGTTATCTAGAAAAGTTGATAATGGCGGCGTATTTTCTCTACACAGCCAATATTATCAAGTTGTATGTGATGATGGCAAAACCGTTGCACCTATCGTTCCTAGAGCTAAGATAACGGTTCTTACCAGCCCTAGGATAGGTATACGGGTGCAGTATGGCAATAATATATATGCTGTGAAAAAGCTCGATGAACCGCCTAAGAAAGCTCAGAAAGCTAATAAGGCAAGTTCATCGAGCACAGCTAAGCCTTATAAGCCTTCTCCCACTCATCCTTGGAAACAAGGTTGGCAGAAGGCGCCATCATATTGGTATGAGGAATCAGACAGAGAGATTTTAGAGGCTCTGTATAATTCCTCACGCGCCTGGCACTAG